The following proteins are co-located in the Colletotrichum lupini chromosome 4, complete sequence genome:
- a CDS encoding myosin class II heavy chain, with protein sequence MRPRPSVPFVFSLAACFVVCACRFLRAVEERVLDANTQRLGCRRFPSSALISPCPTKTSSSQQSHSPPAASAQDGTGPNRSSFNSPPTSPALSSTSTAADGEDLGSSPILPSLPAPRLPDRAREILRSQNQSNPEEDERYVTASWGSPYSTEETNLIRRESIGSDQSEGSPIHHIAISTPFLRPPPALSLGQDESHEPYLSAAQVLANRARRPARRLTEDWIRQHTAGDHTEGRHWFSDGSEHSSLSGSGSGDEAVWHDKESLRTPRARPRLTRASLTEPRYPRTRSSVETLKQEDVKPRGETTNAKMESPDLSKADLARELPELPPIPTTPRRSASAAVGNTARTPTTPMRSASARVTIKEPSMTPRVKKKIPWKGKNIMVLLPKDEERGRPGHAPKPLNQNEIEGMFRSWEELGYDISGFDLDLAEGTYQVPTGYSQSRDAWPSPEDLVRERAQHTYKVTLPDLNAWRDYVNELNEAKLRALGVSFGDDDPPAPSISPAVSQPSRQASAQYPPLPFSPPLPTSSASSNHVQGYPFPPQFIPGGRSSAGHSHSPSMASPIGFGSHPAKYNNRQSISVPMGHSPFQMPGQPSPLGWPGPHRTESPNLLNGILSPVSPFMPEGFAPTGSPAFNAHQRHQSLQYPMMPHQQFMQQQQQPARASPRLQEVREDEEEEEEAHEETSMKPAEPAQINDDDLQAEIDEAEYHLEEQMRNELEHEDYSPHNEEAAAEQLANFSQQQPLAHAREASVQFQAPQQLPKQFGPQGGDGPVLHHPRPHSRGHSLSQNFFSHHDETRPRGDSLAGWHEVDAQRIDEAAEIETNPSNLGTPVQDFSLTTLLQQHQRSFSTTSNPWNDVSSMSSNSGMPRRPSHASKPSLSKLNVKAPEFKFNPGHESKTSFTFGAGSNSFQPSVFQAGGGSFAPSVTSPSAGSFGAGSMSSKINAAAPVFSPGQSDFSFSASGPKFRPDAPAFTPFGNVSDSVTSPVSGSESAGNRTSSIFGNIDLNLSDIVKPPKKSKAVPIIRPSSSDNNHDESQDDLPDDADGRLIDESRFKRAKASRGDEDDVPLFAEPSPEPTTLQSLQPRKEEQDASDEQAYTPADTTMSSTVASEHPADSKAVTATSPSDTSPDQQHLNWAPFEFDSNNDVQSFAEARPFGIDTYKKGHNKSLSATARAFIPGGGWAPTPATETDEDEEDERDREDTVEPILPSTEAPAPVSPPREPSPRAPTPPKFAAPKGLGASRFASPPKTKGLSASRFAASPSPARNAGEGDYEDSLEEGEIPEDYVVSEGEEYLDEPNAHEFTFPSKSAIDASNEQHEPTFEEIDDIMNHLNQNDPTFGVNKANDEAARWHQPSPNRQIQVAGVTNLSPYKMQAGSQYRSRTSSPVRQYHGLPTDNSAMPTTELEDPFVDPPLSAQSFDAPITHLVGQESAAQSDWEGAFSDEEQAKLEQRVQFFDGRVNEAVGDLLSARLGPLEKTLLSIKQSLRGDRRASSSVRRSVSADIQHSDADDEDEEPVPRRSLSPRRDKRMEQIRAAVLDAFAVQQRGAAPVPQISAPPADEPSSTAVLKALEEMREQFGASMRLDFRGEDLRNIVEEAVEKRMPTPSQQPTADRDHDEAVNNKLSELQAKVMDLEERLYVERSKTEKEVTDRRAAEDLAAELDRKLQAAETRVEVEIMNKSIFDHRVSDLEDKLRHQEERTQAELDGRRTAEDRLSEVQRLLRIASEEEVRLREEVEERDHKLKAFEQAASKQTMRMALMEASQTNATQAQTELTNKINAMEDEVRGATHEANRWRSETERVVETARRQQIDLTETLQENKAMQKFIDTLGTQLQENERVRESWRAKFVSLQEDMAKAARDITEENARRTKREQQLVARQEVLDAKLQAEARTRERIEAEMERLENGERQGMRAVNECKRLEGLLGEMKTENHKLHQSAMRYQSEFKEARESGIAEVQRTRVSMQREIDEANHHVNAVREELEEQVAKLRAEVDQANMDVETAKAQSEMMMEEAQTSKTDAIEELKRKHQNELEDFQTRWERQLSNAVEDGQKTEQHLLERLSLSTSKTEHLQDRVAHLEEKLEIAKEAARAAAQAAKSAGVEPTALPTASFQPKAVAPAAPVVSKAMDLPEKISPQALRESIMVLQEQLQAREQRIEELESTVDKLDPEAPTKIAKRDDEITWLRELLAVRHGDLQDIIIAVSAEDFDREAVKDASIRLKANLQMEEQERERAMNGGSAINLPNIAQSLREAASPRVAQAVGPLAAAWGNWRKSQQPIFASGGRSGRPSTARPAVNSNHTPSRSTTSASFSNNHNGLMTPPASGLRQTPTSNATRAEEPQPTAFQTTGRRYTAQQLQARNRGPSITEMPSEPMPLKSPPARRPSSRSQQPMTPPMMRSSGYDSDAHPGDFDDTDFFED encoded by the exons ATGCGTCCG CGCCCGTCCGTTCCCTTCGTTTTTTCTCTCGCGGCCTGCTTCGTTGTGTGTGCATGCCGATTTTTGAGGGCTGTTGAAGAAAGGGTCCTCGACGCGAATACACAGAGACTTGGCTGCAGACGATTCCCATCGTCTGCGCTGATCTCACCGTG TCCCACGAAGACGTCTTCTTCCCAGCAATCCCATTCTCCTCCTGCTGCATCCGCACAGGACGGCACAGGACCTAATCGTTCATCCTTCAATTCGCCGCCAACGTCTCCCGCCCTCTCATCGACGTCCACAGCTGCCGACGGCGAGGACCTTGGGTCCTCCCCAATTTTGCCTTCGCTACCCGCGCCCAGACTCCCCGACCGAGCTCGGGAAATTCTCAGAAGTCAAAACCAATCCAATCCCGAAGAAGACGAGAGATACGTGACAGCCAGCTGGGGCTCGCCCTACTCAACTGAAGAGACGAACCTCATTCGCCGCGAAAGCATTGGCAGCGATCAATCCGAAGGCTCGCCTATCCATCACATTGCTATCAGCACTCCCTTTCTTCGACCTCCACCAGCGCTTTCGCTCGGACAGGACGAATCGCACGAGCCCTACCTCAGCGCAGCTCAAGTTCTCGCTAATCGCGCTCGGAGACCTGCGCGACGATTGACTGAAGATTGGATTCGCCAGCACACGGCGGGTGATCATACTGAGGGCCGACATTGGTTCAGCGACGGAAGCGAGCACTCTTCACTGAGCGGCTCAGGATCTGGCGACGAAGCTGTTTGGCACGATAAGGAATCTCTGCGAACCCCTAGAGCCCGACCACGCCTAACGCGCGCATCGCTCACGGAACCTCGCTATCCTCGAACCCGATCCAGCGTTGAGACCCTCAAGCAAGAAGACGTGAAGCCTCGAGGCGAGACAACCAACGCGAAGATGGAGAGTCCAGATCTCTCCAAGGCCGACTTGGCCCGCGAGCTGCCAGAGCTCCCACCAATTCCCACAACCCCCAGACGGAGCGCTAGTGCCGCTGTCGGCAACACGGCGAGGACGCCAACTACACCAATGAGGAGTGCATCGGCCAGAGTGACAATCAAAGAGCCCAGCATGACGCCTCGGGTGAAGAAGAAGATCCCGTGGAAGGGCAAGAATATTATGGTTCTTCTTCCCAAAGACGAGGAACGCGGACGCCCTGGCCATGCGCCCAAGCCGTTGAACCAGAACGAAATCGAGGGCATGTTTAGATCGTGGGAAGAGCTTGGATACGATATCAGTGGCTTCGATTTAGATCTTGCAGAGGGCACGTACCAGGTCCCTACTGGATACTCACAGAGTCGAGACGCTTGGCCTAGCCCCGAGGACCTTGTTCGAGAGCGTGCGCAACATACATACAAAGTCACATTGCCTGATTTGAATG CTTGGAGAGACTATGTCAATGAGCTTAACGAAGCCAAGTTGCGAGCTCTTGGAGTGTCATTCGGCGACGACGATCCCCCGGCACCTTCAATATCGCCTGCAGTATCACAGCCCAGCCGACAGGCCTCTGCGCAATATCCGCCTTTACCATTCTCTCCACCATTGCCTACATCCTCAGCGTCGAGCAATCATGTGCAAGGCTATCCGTTCCCCCCACAGTTCATACCCGGTGGGCGTTCTTCTGCAGGCCACAGTCACAGCCCGAGCATGGCTTCGCCCATTGGCTTCGGCAGTCACCCTGCCAAGTACAATAATCGACAGTCAATTTCGGTTCCCATGGGCCACTCGCCTTTCCAGATGCCAGGTCAACCATCGCCTCTAGGCTGGCCAGGTCCGCATAGAACAGAGTCGCCTAATCTGCTGAACGGAATCCTCTCTCCAGTCTCCCCCTTTATGCCCGAAGGATTTGCGCCGACTGGCAGCCCTGCTTTCAATGCGCACCAGCGTCACCAATCTTTGCAGTACCCCATGATGCCTCATCAGCAGTTcatgcagcagcagcagcaacccgCGCGCGCATCACCTCGTCTGCAAGAGGTGCGagaagacgaagaggaagaggaggaggcacACGAAGAGACGTCCATGAAGCCCGCAGAGCCTGCACAAATCAACGACGATGACCTCCAGGCAGAGATTGACGAGGCCGAGTACCACCTCGAGGAGCAGATGCGCAACGAGTTGGAGCACGAGGACTACAGCCCCCATAACGAGGAAGCTGCGGCTGAGCAGCTGGCCAATTTCTCGCAACAGCAGCCTCTTGCGCATGCCAGAGAAGCATCGGTTCAGTTCCAGGCACCCCAGCAGCTTCCCAAGCAGTTCGGTCCTCAAGGCGGCGATGGCCCTGTCCTTCACCACCCGCGCCCTCACAGCCGTGGCCACTCTTTGTCCCAGAACTTCTTCTCTCACCATGACGAGACCCGACCCCGCGGCGACAGTTTGGCCGGATGGCACGAGGTTGACGCACAGCGGATCGATGAGGCGGCGGAGATCGAGACCAACCCTAGCAATCTTGGCACACCCGTACAAGATTTCAGCCTCACGACTCTCTTGCAGCAGCACCAGCGATCGTTCTCGACAACGAGCAATCCTTGGAACGATGTTTCGTCAATGTCAAGCAACTCTGGCATGCCGAGGAGACCCAGCCATGCCAGCAAGCCCTCGCTATCCAAGCTCAACGTCAAGGCACCCGAGTTCAAGTTTAACCCAGGACACGAGTCAAAGACGAGCTTCACTTTTGGTGCTGGTAGCAACAGCTTCCAGCCCTCAGTCTTCCAGGCTGGTGGTGGATCATTCGCTCCGTCAGTCACTTCCCCGTCAGCGGGCTCGTTTGGTGCAGGGTCCATGTCGTCCAAGATCAATGCGGCCGCCCCTGTCTTCTCGCCTGGTCAGAGCGACTTTAGCTTTTCTGCCTCTGGTCCCAAGTTTCGACCGGATGCACCCGCCTTCACACCCTTCGGAAATGTTTCGGATTCTGTCACCAGCCCTGTGTCGGGCAGCGAGAGCGCTGGGAACCGCACTAGCTCGATTTTCGGCAACATTGATCTGAACCTTTCTGACATTGTCAAGCCTCCCAAGAAGTCAAAGGCCGTCCCAATTATCCGCCCCAGCAGCAGCGATAACAACCATGATGAATCTCAAGACGATCTTCCGGATGATGCAGATGGTCGCTTGATTGACGAATCTCGCTTCAAGAGGGCAAAGGCGTCAAGAGGAGATGAGGACGATGTTCCTCTGTTCGCTGAGCCATCGCCCGAACCCACGACCTTGCAGTCACTCCAGCCCAGGAAAGAGGAGCAGGATGCCTCTGACGAGCAAGCTTACACGCCCGCCGACACTACCATGTCTTCCACCGTTGCTTCCGAGCACCCCGCCGACTCCAAGGCTGTTACGGCTACTAGCCCCTCGGATACTTCGCCTGACCAGCAGCACCTGAACTGGGCGCCCTTCGAATTCGACTCAAACAACGATGTTCAAAGCTTTGCTGAAGCCCGGCCTTTTGGCATTGACACGTACAAGAAGGGCCACAACAAGTCGCTCTCTGCTACTGCGAGAGCTTTCATCCCTGGCGGCGGCTGGGCGCCTACTCCGGCAACCGAAACCGATGAGGACGAAGAGGACGAGCGTGACAGAGAAGACACCGTTGAGCCAATCCTCCCTAGCACCGAGGCACCAGCCCCGGTCTCGCCACCTCGCGAGCCGTCTCCTCGGGCCCCGACACCTCCCAAGTTCGCCGCACCTAAGGGACTGGGCGCTTCTCGCTTCGCAAGCCCGCCTAAGACTAAGGGTCTGTCTGCGTCTCGGTTTGCCGCGTCTCCATCGCCTGCGCGGAATGCTGGAGAGGGGGATTACGAAGACTCTCTGGAAGAGGGAGAGATCCCCGAGGACTATGTTGTTTCTGAGGGAGAAGAGTATCTTGATGAGCCCAACGCCCACGAGTTCACTTTCCCGTCAAAGTCCGCGATTGATGCCAGTAACGAGCAACATGAGCCAACTTTCGAGGAGATTGATGATATCATGAACCACCTCAACCAGAATGACCCGACTTTTGGTGTCAACAAGGCCAATGATGAGGCCGCCAGATGGCACCAGCCCAGCCCCAACAGGCAGATCCAGGTCGCTGGTGTGACCAACTTGTCGCCGTACAAGATGCAGGCCGGCAGCCAATACCGCAGCAGAACCTCCAGCCCTGTGCGCCAATACCATGGACTCCCCACCGACAACTCGGCCATGCCGACTACGGAGTTGGAAGATCCTTTCGTCGATCCTCCACTGAGTGCACAGTCATTCGATGCTCCGATTACCCACCTGGTTGGCCAAGAGAGTGCTGCACAGAGCGACTGGGAAGGTGCATTCAGCGACGAAGAACAAGCCAAGTTGGAGCAGCGTGTTCAGTTCTTCGACGGTCGCGTCAACGAAGCCGTCGGCGATCTGCTCTCCGCTCGCTTGGGTCCTCTTGAGAAGACTCTACTGTCTATCAAGCAGTCTCTCCGGGGCGACAGAAGAGCTTCGTCTTCCGTCCGCCGCAGCGTGTCTGCCGATATACAACACAGCGACGCTGATGATGAGGATGAAGAGCCCGTGCCTCGTCGCTCGCTTAGTCCGCGCCGCGACAAGCGCATGGAACAAATCCGTGCTGCTGTACTCGATGCTTTTGCTGTTCAGCAGCGTGGTGCCGCTCCCGTGCCTCAAATTTCAGCCCCCCCTGCCGATGAGCCCTCCAGCACTGCTGTTCTAAAGGCTTTGGAGGAGATGAGAGAGCAGTTTGGCGCTTCAATGCGCCTTGATTTCCGTGGCGAGGATCTGCGAAACATTGTCGAGGAAGCTGTCGAGAAGCGCATGCCAACCCCGTCTCAACAGCCGACCGCCGATCGTGATCATGACGAGGCCGTCAACAACAAGTTGAGTGAGCTTCAAGCCAAGGTCATGGATCTCGAAGAGCGCCTTTATGTTGAGCGTAGCAAGACTGAGAAGGAGGTTACCGACCGCCGCGCCGCCGAAGATCTCGCGGCAGAGCTCGACAGGAAGCTTCAGGCCGCCGAAACTCGTGTTGAAGTCGAGATCATGAACAAGAGCATTTTCGACCATCGCGTTAGCGACCTGGAGGATAAGCTCCGACACCAGGAAGAGCGCACTCAAGCAGAGCTCGACGGTCGCCGAACCGCCGAAGATAGACTCTCTGAGGTTCAGCGTCTGCTCCGTATTGCCAGCGAAGAGGAGGTCCGTCTCCGTGAGGAAGTCGAGGAGCGGGACCACAAGCTCAAGGCCTTTGAACAGGCTGCTTCCAAGCAAACAATGCGCATGGCACTCATGGAGGCCTCCCAAACCAACGCTACTCAGGCGCAGACTGAACTTACCAACAAGATCAACGCTATGGAGGACGAGGTCCGAGGCGCCACCCACGAGGCTAACCGCTGGAGATCCGAGACAGAGCGCGTGGTTGAGACTGCCCGCAGACAACAGATCGATCTCACCGAGACACTCCAAGAGAACAAGGCCATGCAGAAGTTCATTGACACCCTTGGAACTCAGCTTCAGGAGAATGAGCGCGTCAGGGAAAGCTGGCGTGCCAAGTTTGTCTCCCTCCAGGAAGACATGGCCAAGGCTGCCCGCGACATCACCGAGGAGAATGCTCGTCGCACCAAGCGGGAGCAGCAACTCGTCGCTCGTCAAGAGGTCTTGGATGCTAAGCTCCAAGCCGAGGCCCGTACGCGCGAACGGATTGAAGCCGAAATGGAGAGACTCGAGAACGGCGAACGCCAAGGCATGCGTGCCGTTAATGAGTGCAAGCGTCTCGAGGGTCTGCTTGGCGAGATGAAAACCGAGAACCACAAGCTTCACCAGTCTGCCATGCGATACCAGAGCGAGTTCAAGGAGGCACGAGAGTCTGGCATTGCCGAGGTTCAGCGAACGCGCGTTTCTATGCAGCGCGAGATTGACGAAGCCAACCACCACGTCAATGCTGTTCGTGAAGAACTCGAGGAGCAGGTCGCTAAGCTCAGAGCAGAAGTTGATCAGGCCAACATGGACGTCGAGACTGCCAAAGCTCAATCTGAGATGATGATGGAGGAGGCTCAGACCAGCAAGACCGATGCCATTGAGGAACTCAAGCGCAAGCACCAGAACGAGCTCGAAGACTTCCAGACCCGCTGGGAGCGCCAGCTGAGCAACGCCGTCGAAGATGGCCAGAAGACTGAGCAGCACCTCCTCGAGCGTCTCAGCCTGTCCACGTCCAAGACGGAACATCTCCAAGACCGTGTCGCACATTTGGAAGAGAAGCTCGAGATCGCCAAGGAAGCCGCTCGCGCTGCCGCTCAAGCTGCCAAGTCCGCAGGTGTCGAGCCAACCGCTCTCCCCACCGCATCTTTCCAACCCAAGGCCGTGGCACCTGCCGCACCCGTTGTGTCGAAGGCCATGGACCTCCCAGAGAAGATCTCGCCCCAGGCGTTGCGAGAGTCCATCATGGTCTTGCAAGAGCAGTTGCAGGCACGCGAGCAGCGCATCGAAGAGCTCGAGTCTACCGTCGACAAGCTGGACCCCGAAGCTCCTACCAAGATTGCTAAGCGTGACGACGAGATCACTTGGTTGCGCGAGCTTCTAGCCGTGAGACACGGCGATTTGCAAGACATCATCATTGCCGTCTCTGCCGAAGACTTTGACAGGGAAGCCGTCAAGGATGCGTCCATCCGTCTCAAGGCCAACCTTCAAATGGAGGAACAGGAACGCGAGCGTGCGATGAATGGCGGATCAGCAATCAATCTGCCCAACATTGCACAGTCACTTCGGGAGGCTGCATCGCCTCGTGTTGCTCAAGCTGTAGGACCCCTGGCTGCGGCCTGGGGTAACTGGCGCAAGTCGCAACAGCCCATCTTCGCATCGGGCGGACGAAGCGGTAGGCCCTCTACGGCCCGTCCTGCTGTCAATAGCAACCACACCCCGTCCCGATCTACCACGTCGGCCTCTTTCAGCAACAACCACAACGGACTGATGACCCCGCCGGCTTCTGGTCTCCGTCAGACCCCTACTTCGAACGCTACGCGCGCTGAGGAACCTCAACCAACGGCGTTCCAGACCACAGGACGTCGGTACACGGCTCAGCAACTACAGGCCAGGAACCGAGGACCGTCCATCACGGAGATGCCATCCGAGCCGATGCCCCTCAAGAGCCCGCCCGCTCGCCGTCCGTCGAGCCGTTCTCAACAGCCCATGACTCCTCCGATGATGCGGTCAAGCGGCTACGACTCAGATGCTCACCCGGGCGACTTTGACGACACCGACTTCTTTGAAGACTAA
- a CDS encoding SRP54-type protein, protein MLDTFEILTTSGVVLWSRTYAPVNPSVINNFIADVFIEEKGGAASSQSAASNPPYKRDQHTLRYTFVKELGVIFVAVYRSLLHLSWIDKLVDNIKTIFVDLYGEQLTKPHTTVVECHKFDEYFYQQVRELETTGAKGDSNVSEADFAKEEKTLSGNLGDDPPLPPGLHYRGRGLNSANETSNDSTPIATPTTSRPSTPGTGGVLVGKAGPVAKMSRRARKAGNSAPLSSGDESAGRRPKPATRSSTKKGRKWDADGMADEEDDVVLDYSAAPKSATSDSEAETTARSSAVEHVDHTTWGSKTSKGQFVLKDLDDEVHNILASAQAKNDSSNKTEASGGLIGSGLSTIGGLFRNVVGGKTLSKADLDKAMKGMEEHLLKKNVAREAAVRLCEGVEKELLGAKTASFESINAKIQAAMEASLTKMLTPTSSLDLLREIDAITAPPSTSLRKARPYVISIVGVNGVGKSTNLSKICFFLLQNKYKVLIAAGDTFRSGAVEQLAVHVRNLKELTVREGGRVELYQKGYGKDAATVARDAVAHAAQDGFDVVLIDTAGRRHNDQRLMSSLEKFAKFAQPDKILMVGEALVGTDSVAQARNFNAAFGSVRTLDGFIISKCDTVGNMVGTLVSLVHATNVPVLFVGVGQHYSDLRNFSVKWAVEKLLSSS, encoded by the exons ATGTTGGACACGTTCGAGATTCTGACCACCTCAGGGGTGGTTCTCTGGTCCAGAACCTATGCGCCGGTCAACCCGTCCGTCATCAACAACTTCATTGCCGATGTCTTCATCGAGGAGAAGGGCGGCGCTGCCTCCAGCCAGTCCGCCGCCAGCAACCCCCCATACAAGCGCGACCAGCACACATTACGGTATACATTTGTAAAGGAGCTAGGTGTCATCTTTGTG GCTGTTTACAGATCACTACTTCACCTGTCATGGATTGACAAGCTCGTCGACAACATCAAGACGATCTTTGTAGATCTGTACGGAGAGCAATTGACGAAGCCGCACACGACAGTGGTCGAATGTCATAAGTTCGACGAGTACTTTTACCAGCAGGTCAGAGAGCTGGAGACAACGGGAGCAAAGGGCGACTCCAACGTCTCAGAAGCCGACTTCGCAAAGGAGGAGAAGACACTGTCTGGAAACCTCGGCGATGaccctcccctccctccGGGTCTGCACTATAGGG GTCGCGGTCTGAACAGCGCAAACGAAACCTCCAACGACTCGACCCCCATCGCGACGCCCACGACCTCTCGACCCTCGACTCCCGGCACCGGTGGCGTATTAGTAGGCAAGGCCGGCCCCGTCGCCAAGATGTCGCGACGCGCGCGCAAGGCAGGCAACTCTGCGCCCCTTTCTTCTGGCGACGAGTCCGCCGGCAGAAGACCCAAGCCCGCGACGAGATCATCAACGAAGAAGGGTCGCAAATGGGACGCAGATGGCATGGCcgacgaggaggacgacGTGGTTCTCGACTACTCGGCTGCTCCGAAGTCGGCGACGAGCGACTCGGAAGCCGAGACGACCGCCCGCTCCTCCGCCGTCGAGCACGTCGATCACACAACATGGGGGTCCAAAACGTCAAAGGGTCAATTCGTGCTGAAGGACCTAGACGACGAGGTGCACAACATCCTCGCCTCGGCGCAGGCAAAGAACGACTCTTCCAACAAGACGGAGGCATCGGGCGGGCTTATCGGGTCCGGCCTGAGCACGATCGGAGGCCTCTTCCGCAATGTTGTCGGCGGCAAAACGCTCTCCAAGGCGGATCTCGACAAGGCGATGAAGGGTATGGAAGAGCACCTCCTAAAGAAGAACGTCGCGCGGGAAGCCGCGGTACGGCTCTGCGAGGGCGTCGAAAAGGAGCTCCTCGGCGCCAAGACGGCCAGCTTCGAGAGCATCAACGCAAAGATCCAAGCCGCCATGGAAGCCTCCCTCACAAAGATGCTCACCCCGACCTCCTCCCTCGACCTCCTCCGCGAGATCGACGCCATCACCGCCCCGCCCTCGACCTCCCTTCGCAAGGCCCGCCCCTACGTCATCTCCATCGTCGGCGTCAACGGCGTCGGCAAGTCCACCAACTTGTCCAAGATTTGCTTCTTCCTCCTGCAGAACAAGTACAAGGTCCTCATCGCCGCCGGCGACACCTTCCGCTCCGGCGCTGTCGAGCAGCTCGCCGTACACGTCCGCAACCTCAAGGAGCTTACCGTCCGTGAGGGCGGCCGCGTCGAGCTGTACCAAAAGGGCTACGGCAAGGACGCCGCCACCGTCGCTCGCGACGCCGTGGCTCACGCCGCGCAGGACGGCTTCGACGTCGTCCTCATCGACACCGCCGGCCGCAGACACAATGACCAGCGTCTCATGTCCTCCCTGGAGAAGTTTGCCAAGTTTGCTCAGCCCGATAAGATTCTCATGGTCGGCGAG GCCCTCGTCGGCACAGACTCGGTAGCCCAAGCCCGCAACTTCAACGCGGCCTTCGGCTCCGTCCGCACCCTCGACGGCTTCATCATTTCCAAGTGCGACACCGTCGGCAACATGGTCGGCACCCTCGTCAGTCTCGTCCACGCCACAAACGTCCCCGTGCTCTTTGTCGGCGTCGGTCAGCATTACTCTGACCTGCGCAACTTTTCCGTAAAGTGGGCGGTTGAGAAGCTCCTGAGCAGTTCGTAA